In one Mycobacteroides chelonae genomic region, the following are encoded:
- a CDS encoding metal-dependent hydrolase yields the protein MAVVEQGRRGVAARELPKVRRMNFRFGEPVPMKKHYVEGDIVFSHLVSLLSGAFPPGEESFIRSVRNYADQITDPVLKKRVAGFIGQEAMHGREHRKLNEKIIDMGYPLVRIMNFEEGSRREKFLIALEKRAPKIAHLAMTAAAEHYTAVLAQRVLSSAELQEIPMSEEIHHLLNWHAMEEMEHKSVAFDVYRSVGGPESVRIGVMSLIWAGTLPLMTLAVLASILTDPSGWKPLAVLRQTIDVYRGPLVKGLMRDIAEYMRPGFHPDDVDTEELLEKWQGILFGSEGELNDRLPGRRAVGQ from the coding sequence ATGGCTGTTGTCGAGCAGGGCCGGCGAGGTGTCGCGGCGCGCGAGTTGCCCAAGGTGCGCCGGATGAACTTCCGGTTCGGTGAGCCGGTTCCCATGAAGAAGCACTATGTCGAGGGCGACATCGTCTTCAGTCACTTGGTTTCGCTGCTTTCCGGTGCGTTTCCTCCCGGCGAGGAATCCTTCATCAGGTCCGTGCGCAACTACGCCGATCAGATCACCGACCCGGTGTTGAAGAAGCGGGTCGCGGGCTTCATCGGGCAGGAGGCCATGCACGGCCGTGAACATCGCAAGCTCAACGAGAAGATCATCGATATGGGCTACCCCTTGGTTCGGATCATGAATTTCGAGGAGGGCAGCCGGCGCGAGAAGTTCCTCATCGCGCTGGAGAAACGCGCACCCAAAATTGCGCACCTGGCCATGACGGCGGCCGCCGAGCACTACACGGCGGTATTGGCTCAGCGGGTGCTTTCCAGTGCTGAGCTACAAGAGATTCCGATGTCCGAAGAGATTCACCACCTGCTGAACTGGCACGCCATGGAGGAGATGGAGCATAAGTCGGTCGCCTTCGATGTGTATCGCTCGGTGGGTGGCCCGGAGTCGGTACGCATCGGTGTGATGTCACTGATCTGGGCGGGCACGCTGCCCTTGATGACGCTGGCCGTTCTGGCATCGATCCTCACCGATCCGAGTGGATGGAAGCCGTTGGCGGTGCTGCGGCAGACCATCGATGTGTACCGCGGCCCGCTGGTCAAGGGCTTGATGCGGGATATTGCCGAATACATGCGGCCTGGATTCCATCCGGACGATGTGGATACCGAGGAGCTGCTCGAGAAGTGGCAGGGAATCCTTTTCGGTTCTGAGGGTGAGCTGAATGATCGACTGCCGGGTCGTCGCGCGGTGGGCCAGTGA
- a CDS encoding nuclear transport factor 2 family protein, with translation MGQWSRNELQSMFDHHLRVVDEIGPKGEWAKYADLFAEDASYIEPTYGTFEGREAIRESMVKTMSEFPGAEMPHYFSNWHVVDEEHGWVICELVNRMRDPGDGSIWEATNISIFRYAGDNQWANEEDVYNPMQFMTAIQGYVQRSSELGSLSPAAQTFGKNMGWLG, from the coding sequence ATGGGACAGTGGTCACGCAACGAGCTGCAGAGCATGTTCGACCATCACCTTCGGGTGGTCGATGAGATCGGCCCCAAGGGCGAGTGGGCCAAGTACGCGGATCTTTTCGCCGAGGACGCCAGTTACATCGAACCGACCTATGGCACCTTCGAGGGCCGGGAAGCCATCCGCGAGTCCATGGTCAAGACCATGTCGGAGTTCCCCGGGGCTGAGATGCCGCACTACTTCTCCAACTGGCATGTCGTCGACGAGGAACACGGCTGGGTCATCTGCGAGCTGGTCAACCGGATGCGAGACCCCGGCGACGGAAGTATCTGGGAAGCAACAAATATCAGCATCTTTCGCTATGCCGGCGACAACCAGTGGGCCAACGAGGAAGATGTCTACAACCCGATGCAGTTCATGACAGCGATCCAGGGTTACGTGCAGCGCAGCAGCGAGCTGGGTTCGTTGTCCCCCGCCGCCCAGACCTTCGGGAAGAACATGGGCTGGCTCGGCTAG
- a CDS encoding N-acyl-D-amino-acid deacylase family protein: MATFDLLVRGGLVFDGTGAPGQVLDVGVRGGKVVAMAPDLSSAEVGEVIDANGKWVIPGMVDVHTHYDAEVLVSPGLGESVRHGVTSVIYGNCSMSAVYADPEDVADLFARVEALPWDAVHSALKEHKDWDGPRGYRTFIESLPLGANVATLIGHSDIRAAVMGLARATDYDERPTSEELARMRTMVTDALDAGFVGLSTDRLRFSKLEGTRFAGRQLPSTYATWREYGALYDVVRRRGAVVQSNLDVEKRPETVMHFLLSGARPWRRSLKTTLLAAFDLKSNRSVIKLLKAATGGLNPLLRSQVNFQLLAVPFHLYSDGMDLVIFEEFASGTAALDIRDQLQRVDLIKDEGYRRRFRKEMAQKYGVVAWNRDMYDTEIVGCPDESVVGKSFGQVADARGVQPVDAFLDLVSEYPGKVRWHTTIANDRTDVLNEAIKYRYFQLGNNDSGAHLRNMSFYNAGLRLLKRVKEAREAGAPFMPLEAAVHRLTGELGEWYGLDAGRLRIGDTADIAVIDPAGLDDSLEDYHEQYMEEFGVSRQVCRNDKAIAATVVGGQRVYSYGTFVDGFGSTVKAGRFLATS, from the coding sequence ATGGCGACATTTGACCTGCTGGTACGCGGGGGCCTGGTGTTCGACGGGACGGGTGCGCCTGGCCAAGTGCTGGACGTCGGGGTGCGCGGCGGCAAAGTGGTGGCCATGGCACCAGATCTTTCGAGTGCCGAGGTCGGCGAGGTCATCGATGCCAACGGCAAGTGGGTCATTCCCGGTATGGTCGACGTGCACACCCACTACGACGCCGAGGTGCTGGTCAGTCCGGGACTGGGCGAGTCGGTGCGGCACGGTGTCACCTCTGTCATCTACGGCAACTGCTCCATGTCCGCGGTGTACGCCGATCCCGAGGATGTCGCAGATCTATTCGCCCGGGTGGAGGCCCTGCCGTGGGACGCGGTTCACTCGGCGCTCAAGGAGCACAAGGATTGGGACGGGCCACGCGGCTACCGCACGTTCATCGAGTCACTTCCGTTGGGCGCCAATGTCGCAACGCTGATCGGACACTCTGATATCCGTGCCGCGGTGATGGGACTTGCGCGGGCAACCGATTACGACGAGCGTCCCACATCCGAGGAACTGGCGCGGATGCGCACGATGGTGACCGATGCGCTCGACGCGGGTTTCGTCGGCCTGTCCACCGACCGGCTGCGCTTCTCCAAGCTGGAGGGCACCCGGTTTGCCGGTCGGCAATTGCCGTCTACCTACGCGACCTGGCGCGAGTATGGCGCACTGTATGACGTGGTGCGCCGGCGTGGCGCCGTGGTGCAGTCGAATCTCGACGTGGAGAAGCGCCCCGAGACCGTCATGCACTTCCTGCTCAGCGGTGCGCGCCCGTGGCGTCGTTCGCTCAAGACCACGCTTCTGGCGGCCTTCGATCTGAAGAGCAACAGGTCGGTGATCAAGCTTCTCAAGGCGGCCACCGGTGGCCTCAACCCGCTGCTGCGCTCCCAGGTGAACTTCCAGCTCCTGGCGGTGCCTTTCCATCTGTATTCCGACGGTATGGATTTGGTGATCTTTGAGGAGTTCGCCTCGGGCACGGCGGCATTGGATATTCGTGATCAGCTCCAGCGGGTCGACCTGATCAAGGATGAGGGATATCGTCGCCGGTTCCGCAAGGAGATGGCCCAGAAATACGGAGTGGTGGCCTGGAACCGCGACATGTACGACACCGAGATCGTCGGGTGCCCCGATGAATCTGTGGTGGGCAAGTCGTTCGGTCAGGTGGCCGACGCGCGCGGGGTGCAGCCGGTCGACGCCTTCCTGGACCTGGTGTCCGAGTACCCCGGAAAGGTGCGCTGGCACACCACGATCGCCAATGACCGAACCGATGTGCTCAACGAGGCCATCAAATACCGCTATTTCCAGCTGGGTAACAACGACTCCGGGGCGCACCTGCGCAACATGTCCTTTTACAACGCGGGGCTGCGGTTACTCAAGCGTGTCAAAGAGGCCCGAGAGGCGGGTGCTCCGTTCATGCCGCTGGAAGCCGCGGTGCATCGGCTTACCGGCGAACTCGGTGAATGGTATGGACTGGACGCCGGGCGCCTGCGTATCGGCGACACCGCCGATATCGCGGTGATTGATCCTGCGGGCCTTGATGATTCGCTGGAGGATTACCACGAACAGTATATGGAGGAGTTCGGAGTGTCCCGGCAGGTGTGCCGCAACGACAAGGCGATCGCGGCCACGGTTGTCGGTGGCCAGCGGGTGTACTCCTACGGCACGTTCGTAGACGGCTTCGGCAGCACGGTCAAGGCGGGCAGGTTCCTGGCCACGAGCTAG
- a CDS encoding 2Fe-2S iron-sulfur cluster-binding protein, translated as MTAEAIRVASSDVAGSTVLEVEIYGSTHVLDWPPGKKLLDVLLDAGIDAPYVCRESACATCMCSVRSGKTRMLMNESLIDSEVAEGFTLACQTLPESDRVHIFFDA; from the coding sequence GTGACGGCCGAAGCGATCCGAGTCGCCAGTAGCGATGTCGCCGGGAGCACCGTCCTGGAGGTCGAAATCTACGGCAGTACACACGTTCTGGACTGGCCGCCGGGTAAGAAGCTGCTCGACGTGTTGCTGGATGCGGGCATCGACGCGCCGTACGTGTGTCGCGAATCCGCCTGCGCCACCTGCATGTGCTCGGTGCGATCGGGCAAGACGAGGATGCTGATGAACGAGTCTCTCATCGACAGCGAGGTGGCCGAGGGGTTCACGCTGGCGTGCCAGACGCTCCCGGAATCCGATCGGGTGCACATCTTCTTCGATGCGTGA
- the car gene encoding carboxylic acid reductase, producing the protein MTIEATAANTKEARRQRLVDRVRRLFTEDPQFRAAKPDTAVDAAVAAPGLRLAQVVATIMDGYADRPALGHRVQELITDETGRSALRPLPEFETITYGELWGMARALASAWHHDPSTPVCAGDFVAMLGFTSVDYTAVDLACIHLGAVAVPLQTSAAASNWTAILAESEPSVLAVSAELLDAAIESALVTPSLRHITVFDYHPGVDAQRDSVESAQHRIAEAGLQISVEVMSAVIGHGRALPEAPLFTAEDGTDPLALVIYTSGSTGTPKGATYTEKMVAKPWLRADTLSSKAEIPLINLNFMPMSHVMGRGSLVTALACGGLAYFAASSDMSTLFEDITLTRPTVVTLVPRVCDMLFQRYRNEVERRAGLDSAADLAALDAEVKSDIRENLFGGRVLTIVCGSAPLSEELAAFIESCLDARITDGYGSTEAGVIVRNGRIQRPPVIDYKLVDVPELGYFSTDKPYPRGELLVKAESVFGGYFKRPDVTADVFDPDGYYKTGDIVAELEPDKIQIVDRRNNVIKLSQGEFVAIANLEAEYANSPLVQQICVYGSSERSYLLAVVVPTAEAFEQSHGDDELLKRLIAESLQQVAREAELQPYEVPRDFLVETEPFTAANGLLTGIAKLARPKLHEKYGARLEQLYSDIASAQALELQALHAAGHEGKPVLETVQRAVTALLGLSVAEVDPDSHFIDLGGDSLSALSFSDLLRDIFGVEIPVGVIVSAANDVAAIANIVERHRDSGSLRPTAESVHGAGHTEIRAADLTLDKFIDEATLRAAPALPRSTGAPQTVLLTGANGYLGRFLALEWLERLDKTGGKLIAVIRGKDSDAAYRRLEEAFDSGDAGLLTHFRALADKHLEVLAGDIGDPNLGLDADTWQRLADTVDVIVHPAALVNHVLPYNQLFGPNVVGTAEIIKLALTTKIKPVTYLSTVAVAISVDPKVFDEDSDIRTISAIRPLDDGYANGYGNAKWAGEVLLREAHDLCGLPVAVFRSDMILAHSHYTGQLNVPDQFTRLILSLIATGIAPGSFYQPQATGDRPLAHYDGLPADFTASAITFLGIAVAASESFHTYDSVNPHSDGISLDNFVDWLIDAGYPIQRIDNYGDWFDRFDTAIRGLPEKQKQHSLLPLLHAYRYPQHAHNGAFLPAIRFREGVQAAQNTDIPHLTRDLIVKYATDLRQLGLL; encoded by the coding sequence ATGACGATCGAAGCCACCGCTGCCAATACCAAGGAAGCACGTCGTCAGCGGTTGGTTGACCGTGTCAGGCGGCTCTTCACCGAGGATCCACAGTTCCGGGCCGCCAAACCCGATACTGCGGTAGACGCCGCGGTCGCCGCGCCCGGTCTGCGGCTCGCTCAGGTAGTCGCCACCATCATGGATGGATACGCCGATCGGCCGGCCCTCGGGCACCGGGTGCAGGAACTCATCACCGATGAGACAGGTCGGTCGGCACTTCGTCCCCTACCTGAGTTCGAGACCATCACCTACGGGGAACTGTGGGGCATGGCCCGCGCACTGGCTTCGGCGTGGCATCACGACCCGAGTACTCCGGTGTGCGCGGGCGACTTCGTCGCGATGCTCGGCTTCACGAGCGTCGACTACACCGCGGTCGATCTCGCGTGCATCCATCTTGGCGCGGTGGCGGTACCGCTGCAGACCAGCGCGGCCGCATCGAACTGGACCGCAATCCTCGCCGAATCAGAGCCTTCGGTACTGGCGGTGAGCGCCGAGTTATTGGATGCGGCAATAGAATCAGCGCTCGTCACGCCGTCGCTGCGGCATATCACGGTCTTCGATTACCACCCCGGTGTCGATGCGCAGCGCGACAGTGTCGAGTCGGCGCAACACCGGATAGCCGAGGCCGGCCTACAGATCTCGGTCGAGGTGATGTCCGCGGTGATCGGGCACGGTCGTGCCCTTCCCGAGGCGCCGTTGTTCACCGCCGAGGACGGCACCGACCCGTTGGCGCTGGTGATCTATACCTCTGGAAGCACGGGCACCCCCAAGGGCGCGACATACACCGAGAAGATGGTCGCCAAACCATGGCTAAGGGCCGACACCCTGAGCTCCAAGGCCGAGATTCCGTTGATCAACCTCAACTTCATGCCGATGAGCCATGTGATGGGACGCGGCAGCCTGGTCACGGCCCTGGCCTGTGGTGGTCTGGCGTACTTCGCGGCATCCAGCGATATGTCCACCCTGTTCGAAGACATCACCCTCACCCGGCCCACGGTGGTGACGCTCGTTCCCCGCGTGTGCGACATGCTCTTTCAGCGATACCGCAACGAAGTCGAACGCCGTGCGGGGCTGGACTCCGCGGCCGACCTGGCCGCCCTCGATGCCGAAGTCAAGAGCGATATCCGTGAAAACCTTTTCGGCGGACGCGTTTTGACAATCGTCTGCGGATCGGCACCATTATCCGAAGAACTGGCGGCATTCATCGAATCCTGCCTGGACGCCCGCATCACCGACGGCTACGGCTCCACCGAGGCCGGGGTCATCGTCCGGAACGGACGCATCCAGCGTCCCCCCGTCATCGACTACAAGCTGGTCGATGTGCCCGAGCTGGGCTACTTCTCCACCGACAAGCCGTACCCGCGAGGTGAGCTGCTGGTGAAGGCCGAGTCCGTGTTCGGTGGCTATTTCAAGCGCCCCGACGTCACCGCCGATGTGTTCGACCCGGACGGTTACTACAAGACCGGGGATATTGTCGCCGAGCTGGAACCCGACAAGATCCAGATCGTCGACCGGCGCAACAACGTGATCAAGCTTTCCCAAGGCGAGTTCGTCGCGATCGCCAACCTCGAAGCCGAGTACGCCAACAGTCCACTGGTGCAACAGATTTGTGTCTACGGAAGCAGCGAGCGATCCTACCTGCTGGCCGTGGTGGTACCTACCGCCGAGGCTTTCGAGCAAAGTCATGGAGATGACGAACTACTCAAACGCCTGATTGCCGAGTCGCTACAGCAGGTCGCCCGCGAAGCCGAGCTGCAACCGTACGAGGTACCGCGCGACTTCCTGGTGGAGACCGAACCGTTCACCGCCGCCAACGGCCTATTGACCGGTATCGCCAAGCTGGCCCGGCCGAAGTTGCACGAGAAGTACGGCGCCCGTTTGGAACAGCTGTATTCCGATATCGCGAGTGCCCAGGCGCTCGAACTACAAGCCCTTCACGCCGCCGGACACGAGGGCAAGCCGGTCCTTGAGACCGTGCAACGTGCGGTCACAGCATTGCTGGGCCTATCCGTAGCCGAGGTGGACCCGGACTCGCACTTCATCGACCTCGGCGGCGATTCCCTTTCGGCCCTGTCCTTCTCAGATCTACTGCGGGACATCTTCGGTGTCGAGATTCCCGTCGGCGTCATCGTCAGTGCCGCCAACGATGTGGCGGCCATCGCGAACATCGTCGAAAGGCACCGCGACTCGGGATCACTCCGGCCCACCGCCGAGTCCGTGCACGGCGCCGGGCACACTGAGATCCGTGCCGCTGACCTGACCCTGGACAAGTTCATCGACGAGGCTACCCTGCGTGCCGCCCCCGCACTCCCGAGGTCGACGGGGGCCCCGCAGACCGTGTTACTGACCGGAGCCAATGGCTATCTAGGACGGTTCCTGGCCCTGGAATGGCTTGAGCGCCTGGATAAAACCGGCGGCAAGCTCATCGCTGTCATCCGCGGCAAGGACTCCGACGCCGCCTACCGGCGCCTGGAAGAAGCATTCGATAGTGGCGACGCCGGACTGCTGACGCATTTCCGCGCACTGGCCGACAAGCACCTGGAGGTGCTCGCCGGCGATATCGGTGACCCGAACCTGGGACTGGATGCCGACACCTGGCAACGCCTGGCCGACACGGTCGACGTCATCGTGCACCCGGCGGCCCTGGTGAACCACGTGCTCCCCTACAACCAGCTGTTCGGCCCCAATGTCGTTGGCACCGCGGAAATCATCAAACTGGCACTGACCACCAAGATCAAACCCGTCACCTACCTGTCCACCGTCGCCGTGGCGATCTCGGTGGACCCCAAGGTGTTCGACGAGGACTCCGACATCCGCACCATCAGTGCGATCAGGCCCCTCGACGACGGATACGCCAACGGATACGGCAATGCCAAGTGGGCCGGCGAGGTACTACTGCGGGAAGCACACGACCTGTGCGGCCTGCCGGTCGCGGTATTCCGCTCCGACATGATCCTGGCCCACAGCCACTACACCGGCCAGCTCAACGTCCCCGACCAATTCACCCGCCTCATCCTGAGCCTGATCGCCACCGGCATCGCACCCGGCTCCTTCTATCAGCCACAGGCGACGGGCGATCGCCCACTTGCCCACTATGACGGGCTACCCGCCGATTTCACGGCATCGGCGATTACCTTCCTCGGCATCGCGGTCGCCGCGTCGGAAAGCTTCCACACGTACGACTCGGTGAACCCACACTCCGACGGCATCTCGCTGGACAACTTCGTCGACTGGCTCATCGACGCCGGATACCCCATCCAGCGCATCGACAACTACGGCGACTGGTTCGACCGCTTCGACACCGCCATCCGCGGCCTGCCCGAAAAACAGAAACAGCACTCCCTGCTGCCACTACTGCACGCGTACCGGTATCCGCAGCACGCACACAACGGTGCATTCCTCCCCGCCATTAGGTTCCGCGAGGGTGTTCAGGCCGCCCAGAACACCGACATTCCCCACCTCACCCGGGATCTCATCGTCAAGTACGCCACGGATCTGCGGCAGCTCGGACTGCTGTAG
- the car gene encoding carboxylic acid reductase produces the protein MTVNNDTDPQLEQLTRRIENLRESDPQFRDTLPDPAVAQQVLRPGLHLSEAIATLMTGYAARPALGERARELVTDHDGRTIQRLLPRFETTTYGELWSRTTSVAASWHHDPAHPVKGADLVATLGFTSIDYTVLDLAIMILGGVAVPLQTSAPASQWTTILAEAEPNTLAVSVELIGVALESVLATPSIKQVVVFDYTPEIDAQREAYEAAGARLAGTGIAIETLEAVIARGSDLPAAPLYAPSPGDDPLALLIYTSGSTGAPKGAMHSENIVRRWWIREDVMAGTENLPMIGLNFMPMSHIMGRGTLTSTLSTGGLGYFAASSDMSTLFEDMELIRPTALALVPRVCDMVFQRFQTEVDRRLAGDRTADADAVAAEVKAEIRNGLFGGRVLAVMVGSAPLSDELGEFIESCFELHLTDGYGSTEAGMVFRDGIVQRPPVIEYKLVDVPELGYFSTDQPHPRGELLLKTDGMFLGYYKRPEVTAGVFDENGFYMTGDIVTELAHDNIRIVDRRNNVLKLSQGEFVAVATLEAEYANSPVVHQIYVYGSSERSYLLAVVVPTPQAVAAAKGDETALRATIAESLQDIARELQLQSYEIPRDFIIEPQPFTQGNGLLTGIAKLARPNLKAHYGDRLEQMYADIAEQQAAELRELHSVDPDKPALETVLKAAQALLGASSAELAADAHFTDLGGDSLSALSFSDLLRDIFGVEVPVGVIVSAANDLGSVAQFIDEQRHSGGTRPTADTVHGAGHTEIRAADLTLDKFIDEATLRAAPALPRATGTPQTVLLTGSNGYLGHYLALEWLERLDKTDGKLIVIVRGKDSDAAYRRLEEAFDTGDAGLLTHFRALADKHLEVLAGDIGDSNLGLDADTWQRLADTVDVIVHPAALVNHVLPYRQLFGPNVVGTAEIIKLALTTKIKPVTYLSTVAVAAYVDPSTFDEESDIRLISAVRPVDELYANGYGNSKWAGEVLLREAHDLCGLPVAVFRSDMILAHSHYTGQLNVPDQFTRLILSLIATGIAPGSFYQAQATGDRPRAHYDGLPGDFTAEAITTLGTQVPEGPEAYVTYDCVNPHSDGISLDNFVDWLIDAGYPIQRIDNYSDWFDRFDTAIRGLPEKQKQHSLLPLLHAFEQPSGAEDHGVVPAKRFQHAVQAAGIGPVGQDGTTDIPHLSQQLIVKYATDLEQLGLL, from the coding sequence ATGACCGTGAACAACGACACCGACCCGCAGCTGGAGCAGCTGACCCGTCGTATCGAGAATCTGCGCGAGAGCGATCCCCAGTTCCGCGACACCCTGCCCGACCCCGCGGTCGCCCAGCAGGTGTTGCGCCCAGGCCTACACCTCTCCGAGGCCATCGCAACCTTGATGACCGGATATGCCGCGCGCCCCGCACTGGGCGAGCGGGCACGTGAATTGGTCACCGACCATGACGGCCGGACCATCCAGCGTCTGCTCCCCCGTTTCGAAACCACCACATACGGTGAATTATGGTCCCGGACAACATCTGTCGCCGCGTCGTGGCACCATGACCCAGCCCACCCGGTCAAGGGTGCCGATCTGGTGGCGACCCTGGGATTCACCAGCATCGACTACACCGTGCTGGATCTGGCGATCATGATTCTCGGCGGAGTGGCAGTGCCACTGCAGACCAGCGCGCCGGCTTCACAGTGGACCACCATCCTTGCCGAGGCCGAACCCAACACCCTCGCCGTCAGCGTCGAATTGATCGGCGTGGCACTGGAATCCGTACTCGCGACCCCCTCGATCAAACAGGTCGTGGTGTTCGACTACACCCCTGAAATCGATGCGCAACGCGAGGCCTACGAGGCCGCCGGGGCACGGCTTGCGGGAACCGGTATCGCCATCGAAACACTCGAAGCGGTGATCGCCCGCGGCTCCGATCTTCCCGCGGCCCCGCTCTACGCGCCATCCCCCGGCGACGATCCGCTGGCACTGCTCATTTACACCTCCGGAAGCACCGGGGCCCCGAAGGGCGCCATGCACAGTGAAAACATCGTGCGCCGCTGGTGGATTCGCGAAGACGTCATGGCTGGCACCGAAAACCTGCCCATGATCGGCCTGAACTTCATGCCGATGAGTCACATCATGGGCCGCGGAACACTTACCTCCACCCTGTCCACCGGTGGCCTCGGCTATTTCGCCGCATCCAGCGACATGTCAACACTTTTCGAAGACATGGAGCTGATTCGTCCCACCGCTCTTGCCCTGGTCCCCCGGGTCTGCGACATGGTCTTCCAGCGGTTCCAGACAGAGGTGGACCGTCGCCTGGCCGGTGATCGCACCGCCGATGCGGATGCGGTGGCCGCCGAGGTCAAGGCCGAGATCCGCAACGGCCTCTTTGGTGGCCGCGTGCTGGCGGTCATGGTGGGCTCTGCGCCACTGTCCGATGAGCTGGGCGAGTTCATCGAGTCCTGCTTCGAACTTCATCTGACCGACGGTTATGGATCCACCGAAGCCGGCATGGTGTTCCGCGATGGAATTGTGCAACGGCCCCCGGTCATCGAGTACAAGCTCGTCGATGTGCCCGAGCTGGGCTACTTCTCCACCGACCAGCCGCATCCACGGGGCGAGCTGCTGCTGAAGACGGACGGCATGTTCCTCGGGTACTACAAGCGCCCCGAGGTCACCGCGGGCGTCTTCGACGAGAACGGTTTCTACATGACCGGCGATATCGTCACCGAGCTCGCACATGACAACATCCGGATTGTCGATCGCCGCAACAACGTTCTCAAGCTGTCCCAGGGCGAGTTCGTCGCGGTCGCGACCCTGGAAGCCGAGTACGCCAACAGTCCAGTGGTGCATCAGATCTACGTGTACGGCAGCAGCGAGCGGTCCTACCTGCTGGCGGTCGTCGTACCGACACCTCAGGCCGTCGCCGCCGCCAAGGGTGACGAGACGGCACTCAGGGCGACCATCGCCGAATCCCTGCAGGACATCGCCAGAGAGCTGCAGTTGCAGTCCTACGAGATCCCGCGCGACTTCATCATCGAGCCGCAGCCGTTCACCCAGGGCAACGGACTGCTGACCGGTATCGCCAAGCTGGCTCGCCCGAACCTCAAGGCACACTACGGCGATCGTCTGGAACAGATGTACGCCGACATCGCCGAACAGCAGGCCGCCGAGTTGCGCGAGCTGCACAGCGTCGATCCCGACAAGCCTGCGCTGGAAACAGTACTCAAGGCCGCGCAGGCCTTGCTCGGCGCCTCGTCGGCCGAGCTGGCCGCGGACGCGCATTTCACCGATCTGGGTGGCGATTCGCTCTCGGCGCTGTCCTTCTCAGATCTACTGCGGGACATCTTCGGTGTCGAGGTTCCCGTCGGCGTCATCGTCAGTGCCGCCAACGACCTCGGCAGTGTCGCGCAATTCATTGACGAACAACGTCATTCAGGCGGTACACGTCCCACCGCCGACACGGTGCACGGTGCCGGGCACACTGAGATCCGCGCCGCCGACCTGACCCTGGACAAGTTCATCGACGAGGCCACCCTGCGTGCCGCCCCCGCGCTCCCCAGGGCGACCGGAACCCCACAGACCGTGCTGCTCACCGGCTCGAACGGTTACCTGGGCCACTATCTGGCCCTGGAATGGCTTGAGCGCCTGGACAAAACAGACGGCAAGCTGATCGTCATCGTTCGCGGAAAGGATTCCGACGCCGCGTACCGCCGCCTGGAAGAAGCGTTCGACACCGGCGACGCCGGACTGCTGACGCATTTCCGCGCACTGGCCGACAAGCACCTGGAGGTGCTCGCCGGCGATATCGGTGACTCGAACCTGGGACTGGATGCCGACACCTGGCAACGCCTGGCCGACACGGTCGACGTCATCGTGCATCCGGCAGCTCTGGTGAACCACGTGCTGCCCTACCGGCAGCTATTCGGCCCCAATGTCGTTGGCACCGCGGAAATCATCAAACTGGCACTGACCACCAAGATCAAACCCGTCACCTACCTGTCGACGGTGGCGGTCGCGGCGTACGTCGATCCGAGCACCTTCGATGAAGAGTCCGACATCCGGCTCATCAGCGCGGTGCGCCCCGTGGACGAGCTCTATGCGAACGGATATGGCAACAGCAAGTGGGCCGGCGAGGTCCTGCTGCGAGAGGCACACGACCTGTGTGGCCTGCCGGTCGCGGTATTCCGCTCCGACATGATCCTGGCCCACAGCCACTACACCGGCCAGCTCAACGTCCCCGACCAATTCACCCGACTGATCCTGAGCCTGATCGCCACCGGCATCGCACCCGGCTCGTTCTACCAAGCACAGGCAACGGGCGATCGCCCACGCGCGCACTATGACGGGCTACCGGGTGACTTCACTGCCGAGGCGATCACCACGCTGGGCACTCAGGTGCCGGAAGGCCCGGAGGCGTATGTGACCTACGACTGCGTCAATCCGCATTCCGACGGCATCTCGCTGGACAACTTCGTCGACTGGCTCATCGACGCCGGATACCCCATCCAGCGCATCGACAACTACAGCGACTGGTTCGACCGCTTCGACACCGCCATCCGCGGCCTGCCCGAAAAACAGAAACAGCACTCCCTGCTGCCACTACTGCACGCGTTCGAGCAGCCCTCCGGTGCCGAAGACCACGGCGTGGTTCCGGCCAAGCGTTTCCAGCACGCGGTGCAAGCCGCCGGAATCGGTCCGGTCGGGCAAGACGGCACCACGGATATTCCGCATCTGTCGCAGCAGTTGATCGTCAAGTACGCCACGGACCTGGAACAGCTCGGGCTCCTGTAG